The DNA segment gCCATATTATGCATTGATCCCAATTGTTTGTCTACTGTAACAGCAGAACGCCATTAGATGTCCACCCCTTCAATGTCAACAAGGTTTTTcaacattgaccttgaaaagGTCATTCTGTCAAGAATGTCTCGCTGGCAGCCATCTTGAATGAGGTGCACCATACTGTAGGTTGTAGCTCGACGTTCCTCGTCAATGTATGTGACAAAGTAGTCATTGCGCATGTAGCTCAGAATGATCTTAGTGTGGTCATCAAAGAAGTTAACCTGGAagggaaataaaacaagttaaatCTCTTGTCTGAAACCTACTCAAAAACTCTTAACTTCATCTTGATATAACCTTAGTTGAATGTTATGGTAacataaaatgaatatcataaacACATGTGTATAGAGGCTTtcattatataaagtttaatcaatatGAAAGTAGTTATTTTGTCAAGATAAATATCAGAGCTAAATGATGGCATTTAATATTAACCATTATGGAGAGATCAACATTAACTAGGGATCATTACCTGAAGGGTTCCATCACTGAGATACAGAACTATGGCTTTTGCTGTGCGGAACCATTTCTTCAAACAAAGGGAGCCTACACTGATGTCATCCGAGTCCTTGGAACACTCCAAGTTACCTCcctgtaaatatatttgcaaattagTTTTCACTGATTAAATGAATTAGTAATTGAACACAAAATTACAATAACTatcattttctgtttaataattTCACCCTGAGATtgtatttaaaaccaaaatcaAGTTATTTTCTTGTCGTTTAACAAGAGCAGTGCTTGTTACACATGGTGTTGTCAGGAAATACACACCTGGATCAAATGTTCATCCATGTATTTGGCGAAGTACATGAGCAGTGTCGTCTTCTTTTCCAGATCATCAGGCGGGTTGTCTGCATTGAACGCGTTCAACCTGCCTGTCATGTCATAATACTGCACAGATCtgcaaaacacacacaaaaaacattgTTGTAGTACTttcattcataataattttaatgtctTTGTCTGGAACACATGTTACGAGAAAAGCAGATTAGAGatagcagtttttttttaaatatttttttatgatggCATGTGGCATGAAATCTATTCCTACAGATTGTTTTCTATGCTTTGTATCAATACATTTGCACTGGAAACTGTATAAGCTGTTATGCatatgtttgaatgaaaatcgTTTCTTATCATGAACGAAACTGATTATCGTGGAAACTAGAGAATGCATTCAAAGGGAAGGAAACAGATAAATGAGCGTTATCTTCAAACCATTGCAAGTAATATgtaaacaagttaaaaacaaattctcataaaaaacacatacaagttGAAATcattaaagataaaattataTCCTTTGTCTGATAATTGTGTCGCTTACATATCAAACTTTCATAACAGTGCTGTCAAAAGACGTGTGTTGCATTTGCGTGAAAAATCCTTGTCTTTTTACAATTAATgatacatacataataataagtCAATTgcacaacaaaattaatttctctttttaaaacattttgtaatctAAGCAGAAATTCATTATAGGTAATTGTCAAAATGTGTGCAAAGCTTTACTGAAACAGTTAAAGGTTGAAAAACATTGTGAAATGGCTCATACAAGTTTAACACACTAACAACTTACTTTCCGTCAAGGGAGAGGATGATTCTGGAAGTGTCATTGAACAGAACACCCATGGAGTCATTGGATAGCTGGAAACCAAAGCCATACTTGTTCGAATAATCGACCCACTTGCTCACCCACAGTATTGTCATGTCAGCAACTGGTTCTGGGTTCTTTATCACATCTGCAgggaagaaaataaaaacattaatgtcaATAGCTTACAAATCATGATTTCTATAAAGTGTTTATGCTGAAAACAAAAAGAGTAATATGGACAATATGCACTGGTATAACTGATTACTATTACACAAGTGTTCATTGGTTGGACAATATGCAATACTATTACACAAGTGTTCATTGGTAGGACAATATGCAATACTATTACATAAGTGCTCATTGGTTGGGCAATAAGCACAACTATTACACAAGTGTCCATTGGTTGGacaatatgcaatattattacataaatgTCCATTGGTTGGACAATATGCACTACTATTACATAAGTGCTCATTGGTTGGGCAATATGCACAACTATTACACAAGTGTTCATTGGTTGGACAATATGCAATAACACAAGTGTTCATtggttgttttttgtttgtttttagaatCTACTCATCAATATTTTTGTCTCGTTATTGATATTGGAaatttcttgtttctttttttttttacaatcaccatcaaatatttatatgtgtgaaTACACCAGCAGTATTGATGCAATTTACTTTTTGAGGATAAGGTTTTCGTGATGTCACACAACATGCCAGATTTAATCTCAACAAAGCAGGTTGAAGCCTGCAGACATTATGAAGACTTTATTCCCATTGAGCATGCATTTTCAAGTGGTTTTATCTGGCCCAGATCCACAATATCGCCACAGCTGGTTGCCAATATAAAGTTATCTCCCTTAAACcatgataacattttatttgtttgatacttCTACAGACTTTGGtagtttttaacttaaaatgacTCAATCTCTGATTATTTTGAAGTGTATAGAAACAAGGAAATTCCTTTTTGAACAATGATGGCACATCATCAATGGATCAAAGATTGAAAGACACCCCTGCCACCAGGAAGATATAGAGTGTCTATCTTTACACGAATAATCTCATCTGTCAAGGAGATACCTGATAACCGAAtacttgtacatttttataatatctATTGTTACAAATGGGCATTTAGATGCAATTTTGATAACCAAAATAGTTTCGCACCTTTTGGCATGTGTTCTAAACACGTTGTGAGCACATCAAGAAGGTTGGCGGCTGAGCGAGGTTTGGGTGATGactctgaaaaaaatattactcttaggtaaaacaaaacatatcttaTGTTTATATCACCAAGGTTTACATAAACTAAATGATAGAATGTTTTTCTACAACTGTTTTGTAGCTTACATTTTGTGAAGTCTTCCATGAATGCAAAGTATTCAATTCAATCAACAGTCATACACTTCATAACTTCacacaaatcaaataaaaataatgttctgTCAAAATGAAGTTTGTTACCTCTCATAGGAGGAGAATCTGATCTGTCCGAGCGTGTGGCTTCAGAGCCAGAGGTCCGACCACTCAACCGTGACACCGGAATGAAAAAGTCGGGGGTGTGGCGACCTTTAGACGACCTTTCAGACCGACTATTGAGCTCAAGGTCGCGTATTGGGGATGTAATTCGTTCAACACCGGGGTCTAACCGTTGCTGATCCGGACCTGCATATGATTTAGgcctgaaacaaaacaaaacatgactGTTCATATGTATTCTAAACAAACTTTGATTTCAAGAGAGCAATAAATGTTATAGGCATTGATTAAATTTGATGCCTTAGAGATTGTGAATTCCACTGTTATCATTGATTTAGTGTGGTGAAAATAAACTACCATTTACCtttttcaaactgaaaataaacttCAAGATACATCAGGatatgatgatatacatgtatattttgaaagattATTGATTTGAACAATTAGTCTCTTTTAAGGCACATTGTCATCTCAGAAAGGTGATATATTATTCACATTGCTTGTAACCAGGTGAtcttataacaataataacaaaacaactttGTTTGCAGGAGGAAAGTATTGTTTTCATGTCATTAAGTACAGAAGGAATGCATTATGTCATTGTGGGCACAGCATTGTGATTATTTATTGTATCTTTGTCTCACTATCAAAAAGCTTTGTTGCATTATTGAAGAGTAGATGGAtggaaaacaaacagaaaacagaCAGATCGATGAGAAACACATTCACAGAGAGATTTTGGAATGCTTctgttctgaaaataaaaacaatttaaagaataaatgtttgtaaagaatgaaatgttaacaattatttcaCTTTCGATAATTTGTATGCCGTAATTTGAGTAGCTTGAAATGCTTCAGTTAAGCAATGCTGGGTTGAATATTTCTCTTTTATATCTTTCCAAACAAGGAAACCTATACAAAGAGATACCTCTATGGTATTTCAGGAATTTTAATGCCATTGTGAACAAATGATTTAACAATTGATTCTACTGCAAAAATGCATGAGAAatctttgtttatattatttttttctgttcaattGTGGTTGAAATTACCAATTTCAATCTCTGCAAATCTCTCTGTGATATTGATGACCCCCTACACAAAGTGagacatttttatcaaaaatatgcTATGTGTAAACACATGGTTTATTTGCTGtgcatttgtaaatatttactcTCTAAGTGCAGGGAAGATAAAAAGCTATTTAGACAgagaataaattaaaatgctttaaatttgCTCTATGACTTTAGGAATTCGATACAAAAAGTAAGGaaatatgtattaatttccggtcataataaattgaaagtgTATTATTTATCTTCCTGAcaccaataaaacaaatgcattggCATCTGACAAGTCATCATCCAAAAATGTGCCTGGTCAGATAGCAAGCCAAACTTTTAAACTTCACTAATTTAGAAGTTGATGGTTCTGTTTATAAAAATGCACTGCCTTCATTTCACACATCTTCTATGGAGCCAAGACCCTACCCCTTGTTTGACGCCGTGTTTTCTtccatttgtgtttgttttagcCATACATTCCTGTACCTTTCCAACTAAGGCCAGGCTCAAGTAAAAGTCTGTATCCCTAGTAAAGCTAAGCTCCAGAATTATGACATTTATACACACCTAGAATATCTGTGTCCCGAGGTCTGGAATCGAGGAGCGGTCGTACAACAGCTGGGTGGGAGATTGTTGGGGTGGTGGCCGGAGGTGAAAAACTCATCCCTGAGAATTGTCTCAAGACTCGGGCGCAACTCGGGCTCGTGTGTTAGACATTTTGTAATCAGGTTACGCGCCGTGGGCGACACCCAGTCTGGTATCGAGAATCGGTTCTCCGTTATACGGATATAAGTCTCCTTGAGAGTGGCCGTCTCGAATGGGGGATGACCAACTAATAAGGCATAcctgtcaaaacaaatatagcattgtattcatttcattttcattgtccACATTTGGAATTAAAAGATTTCAAATGTTCTTACTAACTGTTGGTGGTTCGgctgataaaatatataatggatcattgtatttaaaaatgaacttttgATGTACAATCGATTGTAATCAATAAcgaaaatattatcaaaataagatatatatcCTTCTCCTTCCTATCACTTACATGACACAGCCTAAGGCCCAGATATCTGCCTCGTAACTATGGCCACGCTTCTGTAGAACCTCAGGGGCAATGTAGTTCGGGGTTCCGCAAACAGTCCTGAAAATATACACCCTGCATTTACAAATGTTGTACAACGAATAACAATAACCTTAGAGAAAAGATTATGCAGCGCATTGCCTTAGAGAACTTCTTTATCACAAAAAATTTGAAATGAAGAAGACTGCACATATTTAGATGTTGCAACTGCAGTTACTAGATTGAAGCAAAAAGTAAGGTCAggttacacaataataattattatatgcgcaattaatttttgcaagcTATCTGCACTACAATCAGAGGCAATTCCTCAAGTTATGAAAAACAATTGTGGCTTTTCCTGGTTCCTACAGCGgcaaacatttattattgttaattatcatttgtgttatttcatctctgttaaaatgcaaaataacacCATTATCATTCATTATTCTAGTAACAACTTTTTCCTTAGAACTGTTGAGATCTTTCACCTAGCCGTTTGttgaatcaaataaaacaatctgGTATGTAAAACTCTCTTTTAAGTTTGATAAATGTGATGCAGTTTATTGCCTAATTGAATTTCAGTTACATAACAGTGAACACCATTACAAAATTGAAGTTCAGTTACTCAGCAGTTTTGTACTATAAAAGGTATTAAAACTTGATGAATTAAGACAATAAAAATTGTGAGCTACATTTGTATACAGTTATTTTTCTTGTTGCAATTTAATGCCTTCTAagggctgtttccccttgctgAAAAATTTCCATTTCCACCAAAAAGTCATGATATTTTCCCATTTCAGGAAACACAGTTTACCtgattgaataaaaaaacaaagtacATGGATGTGtgtttttcttgaaaaacatcCAAAATCTTTACAAGGCCAACTCTAAAACAGTATAGTGTATACATGAAATGTCAATGCATGTACATTTGCTATTTTATTaggtattttcatataattttatattttcccAAAATTGGAAACTTTTCCGAATTTGGAGGGCACAGAcggtgaaaaaaaaatcactggtataatatataaacaatttatttgcaCTTATATCCAAACTTATTCCTGTTCCACCATGTtagcagtattttttttattttcttacattttctTTTCGCCTTCAAATTCCACACGGGTAGCGAGACCAAAGTCAGCAACTTTGACGTTCATGTCGTCGTTGAGGAGCATATTGCCAAGTTTGAGATCGCGGTGAATGATATTGTGATTGTGGATATACTGCGTGCCCTCAACGAGCTGGCCCATGAAGTATCGCACCTCTGGCTCCGTCAATGTCTTACGATGCTTCAACATGTACACAAGCGACTGGAAACAGAGGAtgaaaaaacatgaataatgaTCTCATAAAGACAatcattgaattgaattgtcAAAACTATTTCACCCAGTGTGAGAAGGTGCACATGAATTTATTGGTAATGTTGATTTGATTTGGGAAAAGGCAATTGTTTTGCAGATTTCCACAATActtcacaatttatttcaacttGTGCAATTTAAGTCTGTTTTAGGGGTTGTGGGGCAAAATACATGTGCATGGTTACTTGAGGGTGAGGGTGTGTGTGGGGGAAATGCATACAGTATATTGCGGCCACAGGGCTCAAGATATCTAACATGTTTTAGCTGTAGACTCatgaatataaattgtttattgattttcaCTCAATTAAACTTTGATAATGCTCGACAGTTCAAGATTGTTAGTGAAAGTACAGAGAGAAATATTGCAATAATCATGAATTTCTCATAAAACCAAGATAAAGACCTCATAAAAGTGATTTTCAACACTCAGAAGTGTTGACCCATGCTgacacaaagaaattattatacCAGCCACAAAATAGAACCTACTTGGTAAAAGTAAATTTCTGTAGCAACCGATGCATTGCTATTTTCACACCTAACACCCACATCAAAGGAAGGACAGGATCcatttattctatttatttacaattttatttccttGGTTATCTAGATCAGGTGACAGTGAGGGACCAGTCACTTTAGAAGACTTTGTCCTCATAAATAACCATTACCGGCCAGTTTCTGCCATCACAgttaaaattaattcaaatgaCAACAATGGCCTGACTTCTGCTGCTTACCAGGCAAGgcatttgaaataacattacaaattagataaatcatgataaatatttcatgataaatatttcatgataaatattttttcattaaatatacaAGCActcatattttattacatatacaagCACTCTCATGTTGCGCTagacatatttaattcaattcacaTTCTTTAAACCCTTCAACATATGTAACATCTTAATTTATCACTGGTAGACACATACAATGAAATTCTGTGCTGAAATTTCCCACGGTTACATGAAACATGACAACTCCggtaattcataaaaaaactatgGCAACCAAAGCGCAacgaaataataatttacagcAGTAAGTACATTTTTCACGGTCCTGCACCTGGTAATAAAATCATACAACTATTTTCATAAGGACGTTCCCAACTTTAATATATGTTCATGCTTGTCAACAAAGACTTTCTTCTGTTTATCTTGACATGAAAATGACTAACATTCTCAATGATGACCAGACAGGGCTTATTCAATATGTTACAAATGATAAATTGTCTGTATCTGTCCTTAGACTTTGTCAACATTACAAggtaaatatattacaatgcACCTTGCCTTTTTGCCCTGAAGTTGCTTTActtattgtaaaaacattagAGCATTGTTGTGTTAGATTTTTCTGCATGTGTGCACCCTGACAGCTCATGAAACAACACAACCTGGTCAGGACAACCTTCTACCCCAAAATGCCTACAGCAAGGTAAATGTTGGTTTTGCTGATATAATATTAGAATGTTAATAACCatcaattagaaaaaaatgaaacccCCAAGCTGAAACTACCTATTCTTTTGGCTAAGaaagaattttaaatatttctttcctttccttataaattgttaaaaatattttctgttgattttaaataacaaagaaatgtccattgtaatgattttttatatagttaATGTTCAGCAGATGGAGGATTTTCAACAGCTCTTATCATCTAAATGTATTTGGCGTAACATTCCATATAGTGTCAACAAGTTAATGATTTTGCAAATATAATACATGAGATGGGAATACAACATATGGCTTCTGATACTGAAAGATTATTACTCAATATGAGGCCGTACAATAAGTCATGTTGAATACAAAGTCACTTTCAATACATGAAAGTATAAACCATAAAAATGTCCATCAAATccttgaaaatgtataaaacacatAGAACACAACCTAAATTcgataattttaaatgttattgctgaataatttcagtattATATCAGCGCTATATCTGTCAAATCAACGTTTATCTCCTCTCTTTTCTTGTGAACAATTAAGTACAATTAGAACATAAATTATCTCACAAGCTGGCCAATTATTAATGCATTAAAGGACAACTTGCTTGgacacttattttcattttgagatttcataaaattgaaatggatAATTTTAAGGAGTTGATAACCAAGATATGGGAATTTTTAATTCCATAGTCTTGAATGATTTTCAAACTATTTAGCGAAGGTTTTGTCCGACAGAAAGATGACAACAACACTAAGGTTATGACAATTGCTTAACTACAGAGCAGCTATAAAGGAGATTTCTTTGATACAGAAGGAATGATGATATCTGTACCTTTCTATTGCAGTTTTCAAGGACGATATAGACATTTTCATCGTCTTCGAAGAAACTGTGGAAGGCGACAACGTTTTTGTGACTCAGGTATCGCTGTAACTCCACCTCCCGCATGATCTGTAACAGAGAATCAAGGATATAGAAACGTACTGAAAGCATGGTggatacaaatataaatttttcattacataaacatttttttcgttAAATTGTTGCTAATTGTTGGTGCTGAATGGCCTTGTGGTTTCAGTTGCTACATCAATGCTACTGTATTCTATTGTAgttagtttataattatttattttgcttatgGTGAACACAGCAGAcagctgatatgaatcactaTCGAGTCTGGTAGAAtccagtactggtgtcctttttgagaggacAAGAGTAAAGTAAAAGTAACACTGCTTGGGCTCGAGCCTCCAACCTCTTGGGTGGAAAGTGGACACCCATTCCACTAGGCGAATTCCACCCCGGCTTTTTTTTAGCAGTTGACTGCAGCAACTGAGATTTGAATCCTAGCTGGTTTTTATTCAGTGTTTAAAGTAGGTTTTCTCTTTTACTTTCTTTCTATACATATTGTTACCATACAATATTCTTTTGAACCGAGCATAATAACGTTTTTctgccaaataaaaaaaacatgacattcaGGATATGAACGATTCTAGCTTGACTGTTCAACAGTtgtcaatataatttatttacttttaagagGAATTTAAAATGGATTTACCATAAATAGGCGCTCTATAGCAAATACCACCTGAAATCTGCTCTTGAAAGCTTTGTAACACAATAACTATTCGGTAATTTGAACTGGATgattaacatattaaatatcaattcatgtttaaaagaacattttatgattgataataaattatgcattcACAATGCAAccaatgattatttttattaccaaGATTTTTGTACATACATTTGATACTTGATTAGATTTCAATAATCTGGGGCTTTTAGTTTGCATTGAATAAAGCTACAATTTTTTCATCAATTAAATGCAgttatttgaagaaattaacaaaaaacagAAGTCTCGTAAGTTGTATTAcaaattcttaacattttgCATGTTCATCAAAGAATTTAATATTGC comes from the Mya arenaria isolate MELC-2E11 chromosome 13, ASM2691426v1 genome and includes:
- the LOC128214163 gene encoding serine/threonine-protein kinase PLK1-like, whose translation is MSVDVLPAKVSQGHTGYPKYTQLPAMRESRPGPVGPVAPTKRRDAKGVNITNFDPNCIIYNSNTDTTYLRGKLLGKGGFARCYEMLDLNSNKIYAGKIIHKHRISKPHQRQKIMREVELQRYLSHKNVVAFHSFFEDDENVYIVLENCNRKSLVYMLKHRKTLTEPEVRYFMGQLVEGTQYIHNHNIIHRDLKLGNMLLNDDMNVKVADFGLATRVEFEGEKKMTVCGTPNYIAPEVLQKRGHSYEADIWALGCVMYALLVGHPPFETATLKETYIRITENRFSIPDWVSPTARNLITKCLTHEPELRPSLETILRDEFFTSGHHPNNLPPSCCTTAPRFQTSGHRYSRPKSYAGPDQQRLDPGVERITSPIRDLELNSRSERSSKGRHTPDFFIPVSRLSGRTSGSEATRSDRSDSPPMRESSPKPRSAANLLDVLTTCLEHMPKDVIKNPEPVADMTILWVSKWVDYSNKYGFGFQLSNDSMGVLFNDTSRIILSLDGKSVQYYDMTGRLNAFNADNPPDDLEKKTTLLMYFAKYMDEHLIQGGNLECSKDSDDISVGSLCLKKWFRTAKAIVLYLSDGTLQVNFFDDHTKIILSYMRNDYFVTYIDEERRATTYSMVHLIQDGCQRDILDRMTFSRSMLKNLVDIEGVDI